Sequence from the Deinococcus misasensis DSM 22328 genome:
GCCGAGAGCAACAAAAGCTTTTGCTCATGTTTGATGAAGCAAGGTTGCTTCTGGAGAGGAAATGCAATACCAAAGCCCTCGGCACTGGGCTCTGGGCTCTCGGCGCTTTGTCTCCACAGGCGTGGTATACCTATTCATGTGACAAAACTTGAAGCCCAACAGCCCATGCCGGAATTTGCATTGCAGGACCAAGCGGGAAAAACCCACAAACTGACCGATTACCGGGGCAAGTATGTGGTGCTCTATGTGTACCCCAAAGACGACACCCCCGGATGCACCAAAGAAGCCTGTGATTTCCGGGACAACCTTGAACTGAAAAACCTCGGGGTGCAGGTGCTGGGCCTGAGCAAAGACGATCAGGACAGCCACGCAGCCTTTGCAGAGAAATTCAGCCTGCCTTTCCCCCTGCTCTCTGACCTCTCTGGCGAATACATCACCAGCATTGGGGCTTGGGGCACCAAGAACATGTATGGCAACATTTCTGAAGGCATCAAACGCACCACCTTTGTGATTGACCCCGAGGGGAACGTCGTTAAGGCGTGGTATGCCGTCAAGGTGGATGGGCATGCCGAGAGCGTTCTGAAGACCATCCAGAAAGACATGGAGAAGAAATCCAAATGAGCCTTGAGGCCCTCAAAGAGCAGGCCGCCATCAAGGCCGTCGGTTACATCCAGAGCGGCATGCGGGTGGGCTTGGGAACGGGTTCCACAGCCAAATACGCCATTCTGGAACTGGCCCGCAAACTCCGTGAAGGGGAACTCTCAGACATCGTGACCGTGGCGACCAGCATTGAAAGCGAACGCCTTGCCCGTGAGAACGGCATCACCGTGCTTGACCTTGATCCCACCCCTCTGGACGTTGCCATTGACGGTGCAGACGAGATTTCCCCAGAGTTGAACCTGATCAAAGGCCTCGGGGCTGCCCTGCTGCGCGAAAAAGTGGTGGAAATTCAGGCCAAAACCTTCATCGTGATTGCCGATCACACCAAACTGGTGTCCCACTTGGGCCAGAAAGCACCCGTTCCCGTCGAGGTGGTCCAGTTTGGGGTCCAGAGCACCCTGAAACGCCTTGAGCAGTACGGCAACCCCAAACTGCGAGAGAAAAACGGCGAATTGCTGGTCACCGACAACGGCAACTTCATTGCAGACCTCTGGTTTGAGAATCCCGATCCAGTCACGCTGGAGCGCAACCTCAAAGGCACCCTCGGGGTGGTGGAAACCGGATTTTTTCTGGGCATGGCGTCCAGAGCGATTGTGGCCCATCAGGACCGGGTGGAGGAGATTTTTTTGCAGAAGGCTGAAGGCTGAAGGCTCTATGCCGAGTGCCCAGAGCCGAGTGCCGAGGGCAAAAAGCAGAAAGAAGGATGCCGAGCACATAGGGCAGAGCGCTTGAACAGCCAGAGAAAAACAAAGAGCGCCTTTTGGCGCTCTTTCTCGCTGTCTACTGTGAACTGTAAACTCAAACTCAAGACAGGGTTTTCTGAGGGAATTCATCCAACTGATAAGACCCAAACAGCGTCTGAATCGAGAGGTTGCGCTGCACGTCTTTGCGGGTCCAGCCTTCGGGCAATGCGAAGGTGATCACTCTGGGACGGTGGGCGGGCAGGTCCAGATAGTTGTCTGAGAAGACCACATCGGCATGCTTGAAATCCAGTTCCACAAAGCGGGCCAAGGTCTGTGAGGTGAGGGTCAGTTCTGCAGTGCTGCCTTCGGTTTTGACCTCTGCAACGATCTGGGGGCGGTCATATTTCATGTGCTTGTCGAGGCTGAAGGGCATCACCTGCGTTTGCAGCAGTTCGTTTTGCCAGAGTTCCACCACCAGCACGGTTTTTCCAGCTTCACCTTGCAAAGGAAGGCTGTGAACCAGTGTGTCTTTCAGGGCCAGAGCGGTGGTTTTCAGGCTGCCTCTGGAGAGGGCTTCGCCGGAAAGGGTTTCAAAACTCCAGCGCACTTCGATGGTCTGGTCCTGCACCCGGTCCGAAGTGACGTGCAGATCAATGCGGTCTGGATGGTCTTCCAGAGAAAGCAGCAGTGGAGCGTAAAAGCGTTTGGCAGCGTAGTGCAGGGCTTTCCAGCGTCCGTAATGGTCCAGACTGGCCCATGAGGCCACCGGCCAGCAGTCGTTCAGTTGCCAGTACAGGGTGCCGGAAACCCGGTGGCGGTTGCGCCTCCAGTGCTCCACCCCGTAACGCACCCCTTCGGCCTGCAAGACCATGCTGAGGTACACCAGTTTGGCAAAGGAGGTGGGCAATTTGAAGTGCTCCAGCATTTGCTTCACAATCAGACCGTTGCCGATGTGGCTTTTCTGGTGGTGTTCCATCACTTCTGAGGTGATGTTGTGGTCTTCTGGCCCTGCAAAGGTGTCAATGGTTTTCATGGGGGGCAAAGACTGAAAGCCAAACTCGGACATGAAGCGTGGAAACTGTGTGCGGTACGCTGAAAATGGAGCCCCTTTGTGCCAGACATCCCAGTAGTGCATGTCGCCCTGATCTGCTCCGTTGGCTTGCACAATGGGCAGGTGACTGGAAGGGGAGGAGGGCCAGAACAGGCGTGTGGGGTCTTCCTGACCCACCCACTCGGGCAAAAGGCGGTAAATGAACTGCTTGTATGCTTCTTTCAGGTGGGTGCGCTCGGGGGTGTCCCATCCCCACCATTCCCAGCCCATTTCCTGCTCGTTGTCTCCGCACCAGAGGGCAATGCAGGTGCGGTTCCTGAGGCGTTTCAGGTTGTCTTGCAGTTCCAGTTTGACGCTGTTCAGGAAGGCTTCTTCATGGACAGGGTAGATGTTGCAGGCGAAAATCAAATCCTGCCAGACCAAGAGGCCCAGTTCATCACAGAGGTCATAAAAACTGTCTGACTCGTAGTACCCTCCTCCCCAGACACGGATCATGTTCTGGTGGGAGGCCACTGCAGATTCCAGTAGGTTGCGTTCCTGACTGGCGGTGATGCGGGTGGGAAAAGAATCTGCGGGAATCCAGTTGCTGCCTTTGCAGAACACTTCGATGCCGTTCACAAAGAAGGTGAAAGAGCGGCCGTAGGCATCTGGAATTTGCTTGACTTCAATGGTCCTCAGGCCGACTTTCTGGGTTCGCTGATCCAGCATGGTTTTTCCAGAGACCAGTTCGGTTTCAAGGGTGTACAGGGGCTGTGCACCATACCCATTGGGCCACCAGAGCTCTGGTTTGGCGGTGGGGAAACTGAGGTGCACGGTGCCATCTGCGCCCACCAGAGCCGACCCTTCATGTTCAAGTTGTCCCTGTGGATCCAGCACCTTGACCTTGGTTTGGAGGGGAAGGGTGCCCCACTGCTCCACTTGCACTTTCAGATGCAACTGAACCTGACCGTCCTGATGGTTTTGCTGGATGTGCACATCGTCCAGTCGGGCTTGCTGGTGGGTTTCGAGCATCACCTTTTTCCAGACCCCGATGGTGGGCAGCACCGGACCCCAGTCCCAGCCGAAGTGGCTCGGGGCTTTGCGCAGGGTGGCGCTTTCAAAGACGCCGGGTCTGGTGGCTTTGGCCTCTCGCACAAAGGGCATGGGTGCCTTGAACAGCACATGCAAAGCATTTTTGCCTTGAAGCAGATCCGAGACATCCAGCCGGTAGGTGCGGAACATGTTGTCTGCGTCCAGCAGTTTCTGGCTGTTCAGGGTCACTTCTGCGAGGGTGTCCAGCCCTTCAAAGACCAGAAAAGAGCGGCTTCCTGCCTCGGGTTTGCTGGCAATAAAAGAAAAACGGTATTCCCAGTTGGTTTCTGCAACCCACGCCACATCTTTCTCGTGGGTGCCCACAAAGGGATCGGGAATTTTGCCCAGAGCGAGCAGGTCGGTGTGGACCCCTCCGGGAACGGTGGCGGGCATCCATTCTGTGCTGCCCACCTGACGAAACTGCCATGTGCCATTCAAGCTTTGACGTTGCATGTTGCTCCCCTGCTGTTTACTAAACTGTTACTCCAGCATAAGAGCAAAAAACAGCAAAGAAGCCGGGTTGTATGAAACACTTTCCAAATCAAGCGTAATTTTGCTTGTTTGTTACGAAATCTTGTGCTGATCCGTGAAGCAGGAGGATTCAACCGAATCCTCCTGCTTTGAAAAACCCTTTCCAGATCTAGGGTTTTTGGTTCTTCCGTCAATTGCTTGAAATGCTGTCAGCCTTTCTTGGGCTGGCTGGGTCTGACCTCTACCCGTGAAGGCAGGGTGCGCTCGGGCATCTCCAGCAGGTCTTGCACGATCTGGGCGATGTCCTCGGGTTGGATTTTCCAACTGTCCTGTGCGTTGGGGGTGTGGTTGTTGAAGTGGGTGGCCACACTTCCGGGCATGATCTGGGTGGCTTTGATGCCCAGAGCCCGCAAGTCCAGCATGGCCGCTTCGGTGAACCCGTTCAGACCAAATTTGCTGGCGTTGTACGCAGCCCCACCTGCAAAAGGATTTTTCCCTGCCAGGCTGGAAATGGTGATGAAGTACCCCTGTGTTTTGCTCAGGGCCTCCACGCTGGCTTTCAGGGTGTAAAACACCCCGGTCAGGTTGGTGTCAATGACCTTGTGCCAGTCTTCGATGCTCAGGTCCTGCACGGGTTTGAACACGCCCACACCGGCGTTGGCGACCACCACATCCAGAGCCCCAAATTTTTCCAGATGGGCCTGCACGGCGTCTTGGAGTTGCTGGGCGTCTCTGGCATCGGCAGGCACGGCCAGCACTTTCTCGGGATGGCCCAGAGAGGCGGCTGCGGCTTGCAGTTCTTCTGCATTGCGTGCCGTGATGGTGACGTTCAGTCCGGCTTTGAGAAGGGTTTGTGCAACACTGTATCCAATGCCTTTGGATGCTCCGGTGACAAGTGCATTCTGGTGTTTCATGACAGAGCCAGTCTATCCACAGTCTGTCCTCAAGAATGCAACCAAACCCGTACTCTGGCGCAAAAGGGTGCAAAAAACAGACCCGGTTTTGCAACCGGGCCAACACATGCGAACTTCGGCAGGAGGGACAGACGAAGGACGGTCTCAGTAGGCTGTGCCGCGTTTGCTGTCTCCAGCAAAGCCAAGGTTCTCTTTGACTTTGGGCTCCACCATGGTTTTGATGGCTTGCATCCCTGCAGGGATGTTGTGGCTCAGGCCGTCCTTGCGCATGCGCATGAAGATGGGGGCCATCGGTCCGATCAGGGTGATTTCGGTGGTGAACAGCAGGTCATTGCCCTGTTTTTCCCAGGTGCGTTTGGTCAGCATCTCCACCCCCAGAGCAAGGGTCGTGGAGATGATGTAGCTCTGTCCAACATCACACATCAACACAGAAAACTTGCTTGAGGCGCCATTTTTGTGTTTGATCGTTCCTTTTGTGCCAAGTCTGAAAAGGCCTTCGAGTTGTGCGCTCTCCACCTCGGGATCCCACATGCTCCAGTGGGCAACGTCGGTGATGACCTGCCAGAGGGCGCTGGGATCACAGTTCAACCGCTCGGTGTGCGTGTATTTGGTCATGGTCCATCTCTCCTTGCTGAAGTTGTGGTTATGGGTCAATTGTATAGGGGAAACCCTTACAAAACCATGAATGCAGTGATGGCCGTCACGGGCAAAAAGCCCAATTCAATCAAAAAGCCCCCGGATGTTGAGGTCCGGGGACACAATCCTGCACGAAAATTACTGCACCTGTGTGGACTGGATCGCAGTTAAGGCAATGGTATAGACGATGTCATCGACCAGAGCCCCTCTGGAAAGGTCATTGACGGGCTTGCGCAGACCCTGCAACATCGGACCCACACTGACCACGTTGGCACTGCGCTGAACGGCCTTGTAGGTGGTGTTTCCGGTGTTCAGATCAGGGAAAATGAACACGGTGGCTTTGCCTGCAACCGGGCTTCCCGGTGCTTTTTGTGCACCCACACTCGCCACACTCGCAGCGTCGTATTGCATGGGTCCATCGATCACCAGATCTGGACGCTTGGATTTGGCGATTTCCGTGGCATGACGGACTTTCTCCACATCGTCTCCAGCCCCGGAGGTTCCCGTCGAGTAACTGATCATGGCGACCCTCGGGGTGATGCCAAAAGCCGCCGCCGAATCTGCAGACTGGATGGCAATGTCTGCCAGTTCTTCAGCGGTCGGGTTGGGGTTCACAGCGCAATCCCCATACACCAGCACCTGTTCGGGCATCAGCATGAAAAACACACTGGACACGATGCGGGCACTCGGGGCGGTCTTGATCAGTTGCAGGGCCGGACGGATGGTGTTGGCGGTGGTGTGCACGGCTCCACTCACCAGACCATCCACCTCACCCAGAGCCAGCATCATGGTGCCCAGCACCACGTTGTCTTCCAGTTGCTGCTCGGCCATGGACTCGGTGAGGCCCTTGTGCTTGCGGAGTTCCACCAGAGGGGCCACATACCGACCACGCACACTGGCAGGATCCACAATTTTCAGGCTGTCTGGAACGTGCAAACCTTGTGCTTCTGCAACCTGATGGACTGTTTCAGGTTTCGCCAGCAAAATGCACTCGGCAATGCCTTTCTCGTGGCACAGCACTGCAGCCCGGACGGTGCGGGGTTCGTCCCCCTCGGGCAAGACAATGCGTTTGCGGGCAGCTCTGGCTTTCTGGATCAGTTCGTACCGGAAAGCTGGAGGAGGCATTTTGCGTTCATGGGTGATGTGGATGTTCTGCTTGAGGTGGCCGGTGTCCAGACGGTCGGCCACAAAATCCAGCACCTGCTCCATGCGTTCCAGATCGTCCAGAGGCACTTGAGGGTCCATCTGGTTCAGCAAATTGGAGGTGTGGTAGCTGTTGGAATCCACCAGCATCACCGGCAAATCCGAATTCAGGGCCGGACGGCACAGGCGCAGGATGCTTTCATCGGGCATCTCTCCGCAGGTGATCAGCATGCCAGCCAGAGGAATCCCGTTCAAACTGGCCAGACTGGTGGCCATGATCACGTCTTCACGGTCGCCGGGCACCACCACCAGCGTACCGGGCTTGAACAAATCCACAATGCGGTTCACCGAACGGGCCGAAACCATGTTGGCCCGAACCCGCCGCATTTTCATGTGCCCCTGATTGAGGATCCGGGCATGCAGGTGCTGCGCCACATCCCAGGTTCTCGGGGAAGCCAGTTCTGCATTGCGGTGGATGATGCCCAGCAAAGGCAGGTGTTCCAGCAGCTCGGAATGGGTGCGCAGGTCGTGCATCAGTTTCATCACGTCGGTGTCTGGAAGGGCAAAGTTCAGCACGTACCCGGCCAGAGCTTGCCTGCTTGAACTGGCAAAATCGTGGGCGGTGATTTCCAGCTGGTCGGCCAGTTCAAAAGTGGGATTGCCTGCCAGAGTGGCCACCAGCACGGTGTCGGCCCCGAGGTTGCGGGCCATGGACACATTCAGTTGGTGGGCGTAAGGGTTTTTGCCTGTGATGGCCAGACCCTCCACCACCACCACATCTGCCCCTTCAGCGGCTTTCTGAAACACGCTGACCACTTCTTCCATCAGGGCATCTTCCTGATGTTGCCCGAGGAACATCTCGGCCCGGTCTAGATTGATGGGAGCCGGGGCGTGCAGGTTGCAGTTCTCTTTGGCGAAGTGCACGCTGCGGTCCAGACTGGCGTGGTCCTGCGCGATGGGTTTGCAAAAACCCACCTTCAGAGACGCCCGTTGCAAAGCCCGCACCAGACCCAGAGCAGTGGTGGACAGGCCCACCTGTTGCCCAACTGGGGCCACAAAAATGGTTTTCATGACAGCACCTTTTCTGTTTGCAGGGCGATCATCAGCTCTTCGTTGGTGCCCACCACCAGAGCCACAGGTCCACGGTCTGTGGTGATCTGGCCGGACGGGCCCCCGACCATGCTCTGGTTGCGTTCTGCATCCAGTTCAAAGCCAAAAATGCCCAGATGGCGGAGGGTGTTTTCCCTCACAAAACGACTGTTTTCTCCGATGCCTCCTGTGAAAATCAGGGCATCGATGCGGCCCAGTGGAACCGCCATGGCTGCCACATAGCGGGCCAGACGGTAACAGAACACCTCAATGGCCAGTGTTGCACCAGCATGTCCTGCCTGACGGGCCTCTTCGAGTTCCCGCATGTCGTTGGACCGTTCACTCAGGCCCAGCAGACCGCTCTTTTTGTTGAGGAGGTCGGTCACCTGATCCACATTGAGGTTCAAAGCCTGCGCCATGAACTGGTGCAAATTGGGATCGATGTCTCCAGAACGGGTGCCCATCACCAGACCTTCCAGAGGGGTCATGCCCATGCTGGTGTCCACGCTTTTCCCACCTTTGACGGCAGTGATCGAGCATCCGTTGCCCAGATGGGCACTGATCAGGCAGGTGTCTGCCAGAGGTTTGCCCAGCAGTTCAGCGGCACGTCCGGTCACGTACTGGTGACTGGTGCCGTGAAACCCGTAACGACGGACCCCATGTTCGCGGTACAGGCTGGAAGGCACTGCATAACGGTAAGCGTGCTCGGGCATGGTCTGGTGGAAGGCCGTGTCAAAGACCGCCACATGGGGCAGGTCCGGAAAGGCTTCCATGGCGCTCTGGATGCCCAGCAGGTTGGCCGGGTTGTGGAGGGGTGCCAGAGGAATGCACTGCTCGATGGCCTCCAGCACCTTTTCATTGATCACGGTGGCGGATTTGAAGAATTCTCCACCGTGCACCACCCGGTGCCCCACATTGGCCACCTCCGAGAGCAAACCTCTGGTGTTTAAAGCGTCCAGAATGCCCTGCATGGCAATGCTGTGTCCCTGACCCGAGAGCTTGACCGTTTCTTTTGCACCTGCATGTTTCACGGTCAAGACGGGCTCGGGTTCAAAGAGTTTTTCGGCCAGACCACTGGCCAGCGTTTCCTGAGTCGCACTGCGAATCAAGGCGAATTTTAAAGAAGAACTTCCACAGTTGATGACCAGAGTGTCGCGCATCCCTTTCACTTTACCTGTCCGTGAAGGGTTTCAAAGTGAGGTTTGCCCCGGACAGGGTGGGGGAGAATGTCCCGAGGCCATGTGATGTCATGTTATGTTATGCCCATGTGGCTCAAACAACTGAAAATCGGTGACATGCGGGTCACCTCCTTGACCGATGGCAAATTCAGACTGGATGGCGGTGCCATGTTCGGCACGGTTCCCAAGGTGCTCTGGACCAAACTGACCCCCTCCGATGACCTGAACCGCATTGCCCTGAGGATCAACCCTTTGCTGGTTCAGACCTCAGGAAAAAACATCCTGATTGAAACCGGCATGTGGGAAGGGGACGAAAAATTCCAGAGCATGTTCAGTCTGGAACGGGACAGCACCATCTTCGAAGGTTTGAGGCAGCTGGGCTTGGACCGCACGGACATCCATCTGGTCATCAACACCCACCTGCATTTTGACCATGCTGGACGCAATGTGCTGGAAGGCAAACCTGCGTTTCCAAACGCCAGATACCTTGTGCAAAAACAGGAGTTGCACGATGCCCACCACCGCCATGAACGCAACCGCGCCTCTTATTACACCGAGCAGTACGTGGCCCCCATCGAAGAGGCAGGTTTGTTTGATGTGCTGGATGGAGACACCGAAATCCTGAACGGCATCAAGGTGGTGCAAATTCCCGGGCACAACCTTGGGCAACAGGCGGTGGTGCTGGAATCCGAAGGCCAAATGCTGGTTTACACGGCAGATTTGCTGCCCACTCTGGTCCACGCCCCGTACCCTTATGTGATGGGTTATGACCTGTACCCGGTGACCACTCTGGAAACCCGCAAGCGCTTTTTCCCCGAGTGGTTTGAAAAAGGGGCCATTCTCGCTCCTCCGCATGACCCTGAGTACGCTTTTGGACGGCTGGAAATGCATCCCAAAAGTGGATTTCTGGCAAAGCCCCTTTGAAGCAAACCTCAGGCGAAAGGAGCAGAGACCCAGAGAGCGGTTTCTGCTCCTTTTTTCAGGTCACGGATTCACTCGAAGAACTTCAGGCTCCATCCGGTGTTGCTGGCAGAACCCCGGGTGTAGGTGGTGTTGCCCCACCACATGAAGCTGCCCGAGTACCAGAACCGCCCGGCCCAGAAGTTGCTCGGGAAGCTGTTTTTGGGCACCCCGTGGTAGGCCAGAGGAAAACTGCTGCCTGCGGGTGGGCTGGTGTTGATGTCTCCATTGAGCAGCACAAACGAGTGGTGTCCAACCCCTTTGGCATACAGGGTGGGGTCCCATCCGGCCATCATCGGCGCATTGCTGGAAAACAGGCAGCCATTGGATTTGTACCAGTCCCACACGTAAGAGGGATCCCCTCCGGCACGCAAACGCAGGTCTGCAAGACAGTAGTTCACATCCCAGCTTCCGTTGGCAGAGTACACGATGTGCAGTTGGCCTGAAGGATCCATGATGGGCTGAGGTCCTTCATTGACCCACGAGGGGTGCCAGCCATCCACCCTCTCCCAGCTTTCTCTGGGCTGGGAAATCACGAAACGGTTTCCGGTCACGGTGGTGGGATTGGTCATTCTGGCCAGATACAGGGTCTGTTCCTGTTGTTCTCCGGCAGCAAAAGTTCTCTCCCAGCCGGACCACACAAACCACCACTGGTTGTTGTATTTGAACGGAACCCCATCAATGGCCCACTGGTTGCCCGGCAACGCCATCTGGGTGGCTGCTGAATACCCCGAGGTGGGGTTTTGCGACTGGATGAAATACATCCGGTGGTTTGCCCCAGCGCCTCCTGCAAAGTAAATGTAGTGGGTGGTCCCATCCTTGATGATCTCAGGGGCCCAGATCTCGGGGATGTTGTTGGGGTTGCTCCAGACCTGTTGTCTTGTGGCACTTGCCAGACCTGCAACCGAACTGGCTGAACGCACAAAAATCAGTTTGCCATCGGACTCCACAGAGTGGTAGGTGCTGCCCACCCGGATCACGCTCGGGTCGGCATTCTGAATGGAAAGCT
This genomic interval carries:
- a CDS encoding beta-mannosidase, whose product is MQRQSLNGTWQFRQVGSTEWMPATVPGGVHTDLLALGKIPDPFVGTHEKDVAWVAETNWEYRFSFIASKPEAGSRSFLVFEGLDTLAEVTLNSQKLLDADNMFRTYRLDVSDLLQGKNALHVLFKAPMPFVREAKATRPGVFESATLRKAPSHFGWDWGPVLPTIGVWKKVMLETHQQARLDDVHIQQNHQDGQVQLHLKVQVEQWGTLPLQTKVKVLDPQGQLEHEGSALVGADGTVHLSFPTAKPELWWPNGYGAQPLYTLETELVSGKTMLDQRTQKVGLRTIEVKQIPDAYGRSFTFFVNGIEVFCKGSNWIPADSFPTRITASQERNLLESAVASHQNMIRVWGGGYYESDSFYDLCDELGLLVWQDLIFACNIYPVHEEAFLNSVKLELQDNLKRLRNRTCIALWCGDNEQEMGWEWWGWDTPERTHLKEAYKQFIYRLLPEWVGQEDPTRLFWPSSPSSHLPIVQANGADQGDMHYWDVWHKGAPFSAYRTQFPRFMSEFGFQSLPPMKTIDTFAGPEDHNITSEVMEHHQKSHIGNGLIVKQMLEHFKLPTSFAKLVYLSMVLQAEGVRYGVEHWRRNRHRVSGTLYWQLNDCWPVASWASLDHYGRWKALHYAAKRFYAPLLLSLEDHPDRIDLHVTSDRVQDQTIEVRWSFETLSGEALSRGSLKTTALALKDTLVHSLPLQGEAGKTVLVVELWQNELLQTQVMPFSLDKHMKYDRPQIVAEVKTEGSTAELTLTSQTLARFVELDFKHADVVFSDNYLDLPAHRPRVITFALPEGWTRKDVQRNLSIQTLFGSYQLDEFPQKTLS
- a CDS encoding acetate kinase encodes the protein MRDTLVINCGSSSLKFALIRSATQETLASGLAEKLFEPEPVLTVKHAGAKETVKLSGQGHSIAMQGILDALNTRGLLSEVANVGHRVVHGGEFFKSATVINEKVLEAIEQCIPLAPLHNPANLLGIQSAMEAFPDLPHVAVFDTAFHQTMPEHAYRYAVPSSLYREHGVRRYGFHGTSHQYVTGRAAELLGKPLADTCLISAHLGNGCSITAVKGGKSVDTSMGMTPLEGLVMGTRSGDIDPNLHQFMAQALNLNVDQVTDLLNKKSGLLGLSERSNDMRELEEARQAGHAGATLAIEVFCYRLARYVAAMAVPLGRIDALIFTGGIGENSRFVRENTLRHLGIFGFELDAERNQSMVGGPSGQITTDRGPVALVVGTNEELMIALQTEKVLS
- a CDS encoding MBL fold metallo-hydrolase, which translates into the protein MWLKQLKIGDMRVTSLTDGKFRLDGGAMFGTVPKVLWTKLTPSDDLNRIALRINPLLVQTSGKNILIETGMWEGDEKFQSMFSLERDSTIFEGLRQLGLDRTDIHLVINTHLHFDHAGRNVLEGKPAFPNARYLVQKQELHDAHHRHERNRASYYTEQYVAPIEEAGLFDVLDGDTEILNGIKVVQIPGHNLGQQAVVLESEGQMLVYTADLLPTLVHAPYPYVMGYDLYPVTTLETRKRFFPEWFEKGAILAPPHDPEYAFGRLEMHPKSGFLAKPL
- a CDS encoding peroxiredoxin translates to MTKLEAQQPMPEFALQDQAGKTHKLTDYRGKYVVLYVYPKDDTPGCTKEACDFRDNLELKNLGVQVLGLSKDDQDSHAAFAEKFSLPFPLLSDLSGEYITSIGAWGTKNMYGNISEGIKRTTFVIDPEGNVVKAWYAVKVDGHAESVLKTIQKDMEKKSK
- a CDS encoding glycoside hydrolase family 43 protein codes for the protein MKNPMFKTQVTLLLWSGLLMGCSSGPSSLPEVKPQAQLSIQNADPSVIRVGSTYHSVESDGKLIFVRSASSVAGLASATRQQVWSNPNNIPEIWAPEIIKDGTTHYIYFAGGAGANHRMYFIQSQNPTSGYSAATQMALPGNQWAIDGVPFKYNNQWWFVWSGWERTFAAGEQQEQTLYLARMTNPTTVTGNRFVISQPRESWERVDGWHPSWVNEGPQPIMDPSGQLHIVYSANGSWDVNYCLADLRLRAGGDPSYVWDWYKSNGCLFSSNAPMMAGWDPTLYAKGVGHHSFVLLNGDINTSPPAGSSFPLAYHGVPKNSFPSNFWAGRFWYSGSFMWWGNTTYTRGSASNTGWSLKFFE
- a CDS encoding SRPBCC family protein, whose amino-acid sequence is MTKYTHTERLNCDPSALWQVITDVAHWSMWDPEVESAQLEGLFRLGTKGTIKHKNGASSKFSVLMCDVGQSYIISTTLALGVEMLTKRTWEKQGNDLLFTTEITLIGPMAPIFMRMRKDGLSHNIPAGMQAIKTMVEPKVKENLGFAGDSKRGTAY
- the pta gene encoding phosphate acetyltransferase; protein product: MKTIFVAPVGQQVGLSTTALGLVRALQRASLKVGFCKPIAQDHASLDRSVHFAKENCNLHAPAPINLDRAEMFLGQHQEDALMEEVVSVFQKAAEGADVVVVEGLAITGKNPYAHQLNVSMARNLGADTVLVATLAGNPTFELADQLEITAHDFASSSRQALAGYVLNFALPDTDVMKLMHDLRTHSELLEHLPLLGIIHRNAELASPRTWDVAQHLHARILNQGHMKMRRVRANMVSARSVNRIVDLFKPGTLVVVPGDREDVIMATSLASLNGIPLAGMLITCGEMPDESILRLCRPALNSDLPVMLVDSNSYHTSNLLNQMDPQVPLDDLERMEQVLDFVADRLDTGHLKQNIHITHERKMPPPAFRYELIQKARAARKRIVLPEGDEPRTVRAAVLCHEKGIAECILLAKPETVHQVAEAQGLHVPDSLKIVDPASVRGRYVAPLVELRKHKGLTESMAEQQLEDNVVLGTMMLALGEVDGLVSGAVHTTANTIRPALQLIKTAPSARIVSSVFFMLMPEQVLVYGDCAVNPNPTAEELADIAIQSADSAAAFGITPRVAMISYSTGTSGAGDDVEKVRHATEIAKSKRPDLVIDGPMQYDAASVASVGAQKAPGSPVAGKATVFIFPDLNTGNTTYKAVQRSANVVSVGPMLQGLRKPVNDLSRGALVDDIVYTIALTAIQSTQVQ
- the rpiA gene encoding ribose 5-phosphate isomerase A, whose amino-acid sequence is MSLEALKEQAAIKAVGYIQSGMRVGLGTGSTAKYAILELARKLREGELSDIVTVATSIESERLARENGITVLDLDPTPLDVAIDGADEISPELNLIKGLGAALLREKVVEIQAKTFIVIADHTKLVSHLGQKAPVPVEVVQFGVQSTLKRLEQYGNPKLREKNGELLVTDNGNFIADLWFENPDPVTLERNLKGTLGVVETGFFLGMASRAIVAHQDRVEEIFLQKAEG
- a CDS encoding SDR family oxidoreductase; translated protein: MKHQNALVTGASKGIGYSVAQTLLKAGLNVTITARNAEELQAAAASLGHPEKVLAVPADARDAQQLQDAVQAHLEKFGALDVVVANAGVGVFKPVQDLSIEDWHKVIDTNLTGVFYTLKASVEALSKTQGYFITISSLAGKNPFAGGAAYNASKFGLNGFTEAAMLDLRALGIKATQIMPGSVATHFNNHTPNAQDSWKIQPEDIAQIVQDLLEMPERTLPSRVEVRPSQPKKG